From the genome of Trypanosoma brucei brucei TREU927 chromosome 11 chr11_scaffold01 genomic scaffold, whole genome shotgun sequence:
AATACGCCGAAAGAAATGGTACGGTGCGATTACCACCTCGGAAAAAAGCTCCACCCATGTAATGGATCCCCAATATAAGGGGCGTGCAACCTGGAAAGAagggcaaaaataaaaaagagccATCGCGGTTACACCTCGCCTTTACGCACTGTATGTGATGTTCATGCCAAGCACACCCGTACTCCGCTACGTCCTCGCTGGCTCTGGAATCCCGCTGCCATGGAGGGGTGCCCACTCATGGTGGGGATGAAGACGCGTGGCGCCTGCCGCGCTGGGCAGGGGGGCGGGGGAAAGCGGAGGGAGGCCAGGCGACGTTTTTAACCGCCTGTGCGTCTCAGATTATCACCCCATATAGCACTGACCTACCCAGATTGGGAATTGCGAGCTCATTACCACTTCGTAAAAGATGGAACGACCAACACACGGCAACCAGCACATCGGCCCACGCACCCCTCCCTTCTCCACCAGGGGAGAAGCAAGAGTAGTGAATGCGACACCGCCTTGGGCATCTCACTGCGTTACCGCGGCCCTACATCAACCGGATGCCCGAGTGAAATAGGATGGCCGCACTAAATAATATACTAGCAACCGCGGACCTGGCTTCTGGTAGAcccgttgtttttattggcgatataattttttttgtttaagcTTGTTACACCACTTTTTGTAGTTTGCTGAATAGGTATCTCCTTATATCTCTTGTCATCGGTATTAGATAACGGTAAAGGTGCTGAGCTGAATGTGGaggttttaccttttttcaTTGGAAGCTGACCTATTATGTGCGTTAGGGTCTTAAGGCATTAAATGTTGCTATGAGCAGAGGGGTATATTGCCTTCAGCGCGTGTGTGTCTTCTCTGGGTGTGCGGTGCTTCCTTCCCAGAGAGGCACACCGTTCGCGACCAAAGGTCTGTTTAAAACCGTTGCTTCAGGTGTGCCGGCGGCCCTTCAACATGATTGTTCTCGAACACTGTTTTGTTTAGCTGACTATGTGGACTTAAGGTAGGGAAAATACACTACCTTATTTAAACATTTTagcacaaaaaataaatcagCAATTGCGGGGGATTTTACAAGTAACCTTTTGTTTCAACTGAAATCAGGAATACAAGGGTCGAATCTTCAGCGGAAATGGTGGCCTACCAAGTTAAGGATACAAAACTGACGGAGCACAAAACCACATCTGGACTCATGCGTAGACCGCGCCACTGTAGTGCCGAGTCATGTGTCAGAGTGAGAGGCGCCTTTGACAACACGACTGGACAACTACTCGATTTCCCGTTTCAATATGCGCCACTCCGCCTAAGCATATTCTGCGCTCACTTTCAGGTGAAACGACCTccagaagaggaaaaggtaaaATTAAAGCAGCAGAGCAACAACATGAGCAACCGTGAAAACAATAGATGCAAGTAACAGCATTCTGTAACAGAGGGCGCGTGTTCTGCGCGAAGTGCGTGTTAAGGGCTGGTGAAAGCCGCCGCCACTCAAAGAAAATTGGTTACTTAGCCCCGCCAAATCCCTGTATTTTAGTTTGGCCGCGCCCTTGTTGCTCCAGCCGCACGGCGTACACGCGTATTAGCATAGAATTCTCAACCATTCTTCCCGTATAATCTTAAACCTCTTCGGGGGAGCGTAATTGACTAACGCCACGCCTGAACGTATCTAAGGGCCTTCTGGAAATAATTTTTGCCTTGCAACGGATCTAGTGCGCTCCCCACTATGAGTTGATACCGTTGCCTTTCCGCCCCACTTTAATCCTCGTAGAATAAGATGAAGCCGCTCGGCTTTCGCTATCCGAGTAGGGTGCCGGAGCCTGGTAGCACGTTTGGGTGGCCCGCATCGCCAGGAGAAACGAAATTATATCATTTCCCGCGATACACACCAAAACTTAACAAATACACCAGAGGCTAACTATTTCTTTACATTAGGCACTTCCTGCCAAAACAGCTGATCGACACCGTCTCAACAAATGTAAGGCGTGGCTGTGAGCCTTCCTGGGGTCAGGAGGCGGCGGCGATGCAAGTGCCGGTTGGCGCCGGGGTGCCTGAATCGTTTGGGACTGTGGCCAGCACCCTTCGTATAAAACGCTTGCGAGTCGCCGGCCCCTCACGATTTGAGCATTACGTGCTTGTTGGCATTGAGGTTACAGTGCTGGCCGCGGTAACGCAGTGAGATGCCCAAGGCGGTGTCGCATTCACTACTCTTGCTTCTCCCCTGGTGGAGAAGGGAGGGGTGCGTGGGCCGATGTGCTGGTTGCCGTGTGTTGGTCGTTCCATCTTTTACGAAGTGGTAATGAGCTCGCAATTCCCAATCTGGGTAGGTCAGTGCTATATGGGGTGATAATCTGAGACGCACAGGCGGTTAAAAACGTCGCCTGGCCTCCCTCCGCTTTCCCCCGCCCCCCTGCCCAGCGCGGCAGGCGCCACGCGTCTTCATCCCCACCATGAGTGGGCACCCCTCCATGGCAGCGGGATTCCAGAGCCAGCGAGGACGTAGCGGAGTACGGGTGTGCTTGGCATGAACATCACATACAGTGCGTAAAGGCGAGGTGTAACCGCGATggctcttttttatttttgccctTCTTTCCAGGTTGCACGCCCCTTATATTGGGGATCCATTACATGGGTGGAGCTTTTTTCCGAGGTGGTAATCGCACCGTACCATTTCTTTCGGCGTATTGAATGTGAGCATCAATAAGGAAGATTATCTATTGGGCCAAGGAACCGACATCTGCTTACTAACCTTGCAATAACTGGAAGGGAGTCCTTCAAGTGATGAAAAATGTtactttgcttctttcctgttgaAGGGCTCGCTTAGGAGTTACCTGATGCTCGTATGGCTTGGTGTCTGATTGACTGTGTTTTGTTCGCCGTTTGCCATTCACACCTCTAGTCGTGACACGTGCCGCTTTGTTCGGTGTATCTTTCATGATTTTGCCACACCATGTGATTATTGAAGACTTTGataatatatttgtttggtgTTCGGTACCTCTGTCATCTGTGTTGCATTTGCTAACTTTACCAATATGTGCATACGTGGATACGTGCGCTTTAATTTATTCCGTGAAGTGCACCGGTTGGGTTATGGATTCCCTCTTTAACTTCCATAAGGCGGATTTCCACTCTCTTTACCACAGCACCTTTCTATTATGTATGAGACGATTTAATGCTTCCTTAATGAGTGTGAACAATGGGATCTTCTACAAGGAACAAGATAAGATGCTGTTGCGGTTGTGAAAATGTGTATCAGAGATCCGGTAGCGCTACTGGTGTGTGGCTAAGTGTACTCTCTCCATATTCCCGTGTCCAGTAATATGCTAATTATTTTATGGACACTACAACTGTCACAGCCATCTCCCAATTTGtgccttcttcctccttactAGTTGCAGATTTTTCAAGTGTTTGCGATACCTAGACAAAGCATCCTGTATTAGGCTATTTTTgtaaatcattttttttctttttgctgagGCTCGTATTGAAAGAACAACGAAAGGTAAAACAGAGGGgagaatataaatatttttggACAACGTAATATAGCGTTCTGTGTATATATTCAGAATAGCTATTACGTACTGCAGTGAAGACCTCTACTGCAGTCTGATATTCTTAAAGTGATACTTCGGTAAGGAATCCCAATAAACCATGGACCGGAGACTCATCGAAATGCAAGCCGTCATTACGCGGCGCGAAGCGGAGTTCCGGAAGCAAAACATGGACTTAATGACCGAGCTGATGGGTGACATGAGGAGTCAGGACAATCTGTTCGATAAGAATATGAAGGACCTGCAGTTCAGATTGAAGGGCCTGGAGAAGCAGAAGGCCGATATAATTAAAGCCGAGGATGAAGTTAAGGATAAACTGTCGAAGCTGAGTGCCGCACGCACCAAGCTTGCGGAACAGATGGCtgaaatgaaagagaagatggacgGCATTCGGAGGCAAAGGCCGAGCGGCTCGTTAACTGCGAGGGGGAAGAAACCCTCTAAGGAGCCATCTGTGGATATGTAAAGTTGAGTGGAACAAGAATcggaaagaaggagatatGGGGTTTGGTAAAGGAGATGATGGTGTAAGGAATGNNNNNNNNNNNNNNNNNNNNNNNNNNNNNNNNNNNNNNNNNNNNNNNNNNNNNNNNNNNNNNNNNNNNNNNNNNNNNNNNNNNNNNNNNNNNNNNNNNNNGGAAGAAGAGATTGGGGTTTGGTTAAAGGAGATGATGTGTTGTTAAGGGAATGGCAATTGCTCTTTAATAAAGCCGCTTCTGTTCTCCTGACTATAGCAGTGCTACCGAATGATGTATGAAAGAAGAACGCACATACAAAGTAAAGAATAATTTCCTTGagttttttctgttggttTGGGGGGTTGCTGTCACATCCGCCGCACTCTGCATTAACGTAGGAAGGCTTAGCAGCGTGGCTGTATGATAGTCCCGCCTCTcatccctttctttgtttgttaaaTGANATTGATGGGGATCTTAGGGTGCAAAGCGTCTTAATTGGGCAGTTGTTGTGCGCGTTATGTGTCGTTAATACTTCCAACCACCGCCCCCCTCCTTGGTAACTCGACGCTTGTGGCTGCGTTGTTGACTTTCTCTTTACTGTTGGTTCGGTGCTTTTCCAGAAACCGATTGCTATCTTTATATCCCTCATGATTGTTAATGAATTTAGTTACTTCTAGTGGTAAGGATAATATTGTATTAGGGACTGTTTCAGAATCAGCAGGGCCTGCGTATCCTTAGATGCTTAATTCCTTTATAGTGCTGGATGAAATATACCTGCCGTTAGCTGGTACACGGTTTGAAGCAGCGTGAGTGTACTACTGGTGGTGGCATGAAAGTCAACATATACGTGTGTCACACTGAGTAACTCCTGGGTTGGAAGGTGACTCGGCGCCTGTTTGGTGCTGCTGTGTCACCGGAGAGTTGATATGGTGGATGAGCGTTGTTTTGCGAAGTGTACGCCATTAATTTTTTCTGCAGATTTGTTGTGGTACCCACTGATAGTTTCTGTGACTTGGCCATATTGGGTTCCTCTGTGTCACTTACTCGTCCCACTGAattgtttggttgtttttaTCCTGGCTCACCCACCTTCGGAGCGTCAATCTTCTTAACAGTTTGGATGCCGCTAGGGTTCACTATTGTATTTGATTTGATTCCTTATCGATCACATGCATGCCGCCGTGTATTTGCTTCCGAGTTGGATGGTAGTAGCATCCTTTAATGGCACCGATCGTTTTCCTGCGTGACCCTGCCGAACCTCCCACTCCTACATTAGTAATTTTTGTTGGGTCGTTAATTTTACAGATCACAGGAGGAATCATATTGGCATTGGTTTTCGACCATGTATTATGCAAACGGCAAACTAAGGATTGAAACCAACTGCTCCTCTTGTGCTCGTCTCGCTAACACAAATGAATGCTCCACGAACAATTGTGGATAGTGATGTGTGCTGTTTTGGGGTGGGCTTTGTGCTGCCTCCTTCTTTGTGTGTTGAGATACTGAGCTGTAACGAGTCCTGTATGCCTTACTAGTGTGGTGATCTCCATTTGATTTGAAAAGCCATTTATGAGTACTCCAGGTAACTCTGAGATTAGCACTTCAACTGCGTTAGGAGTGGTTTGAGTAATGTTTGAGTGCTGAAAGCAGTATTTTAAGTGTGGTGCGGACGATGCTTAAATGACGTTATTGACTGATGCAATGTgtctgtatgtgtgtgtgtgctcctTGGGTTAGGGGTTTTAAAGTTAATCTtagctttttttgttcttccagttgaatgttgttgtttatgtTTTTCGTGGATATAGTGTTGTTTTAAAGCGTAAGGAATTTTTTGACGATATAtttctatttattattttaaatctgttgttggtgaatgtagattttgttttgttgacttaatttgtcttcttttttgtttctttgttctttttttttttttgtgtggtgCCTTgtaattcttctttttttatcttgGTGATTTTGCATGATAATGCTTTGTGTGTGAATATTTGTTTACCGATTAGCTCATTAATGGTCATATGTGACTTATAAGTTCGTTTATTTGTGGCAGattgtgttatttttatatgGCTTTAGTTCATCTTGCTGCAGCGGTTTTTATTAGATTAATTTTTCGATACCTGTTTGTTGACGTTAAAGTGTGTTGGTGAGTGATGGCCTCTTATCTTGGCGTGTTGCGACGCATAGTTCCATTATTACTTAGTTGTGTATAAGTGACTGCTCATCTTTTGCTAGTGGTTAATCATTGCGGATGGGGTTAAGCGAATCACGTATAATTAAAATTGAAAAATTGGTGGGAGCAGTTACTGCACGGTGTTGCATCGTtgtttggtgtgtgtgtgtggtgttgctgccgtAACATGCAGCAAAAATCTCGGTACTGAATGCCTTTGTTTTGCATGCTACAGTGCTTTGGCAACGAAATTCACCGCCTCCGTAACTTCGATGTACGGGGTGCTTGTGATTTGTTGCTAGTGCCTGTGTTTGAAGAGTGAAAGATATTTTCTATACCTAAAAGAAGTTGACATGAAAGGGTCTTGGCAAATGAATGGTGGCTCAATGaaacataaaaaagagaggggtctttaaaaaaaaaaaaaaagaacgcgCCTCTACGGTTCGCCAATATTAGTAAATGCCTTTAACTCTTCGCGTTGTATTCAGCTCGTGTTGGAGGCGTGCAAGCGTATCCTTGGTGTTGTTTAATTCATATGTGCTCTGTGGAAGTGATGGCCTCCTAAATGTGGTACCAGAGACGGCAGTACTGCTCACATGGAGAACtgtgttgtgttttggtTGAGGTATGTGGTGCAGCACAAGGATGAGTCGCTCTGTGCCGAGGCGCCGCTTTTCTACCTTGTCGGTGCGTGGCCGCGTGCAAATGGGCTGTCAGCACTATCCCTCCCAATGAAATTGTTATCGGTGCGAGATGGGATGTCCCTGGAGCCATGTGATGGATCCTTGAAAGCAGTCTGTAGAGCTGATTAGTTGGAAACCAAGTAGATGAAGTCAAGTGTTTGGCGCATTCATCTTCGGTTAGCGGTATGCATCGAAACAACTTTTTTTCGTGAAGCGGAGGTCGTGGGGCTAAAGGGTAGCCAACCTCCACATCCCTGTTCATGTTGCTTTGTATGGCGCGTCCACCGAAAAGGCAAATGGCTGAAGGTAATCATATACGGAAATAGAGCAACACACTCTTTGACAGAAGGTGTTCGGCACTACTCTCCGAGCAGCAGGGGCACATGGTTCGTACAGGTTCGGGTGACGCAACTGACGGCTGAAAGTATAGCGACAGGCACTACATTCTGTTCTCCACCTGAACACTTTGGGCGAGCAGATGTTTCCCCGGACATTTTCACTTCTTGTGGCAGAGAGGTTGAATCGTTTGCATACCGTCTGCAAAATGACATCTACCCCGGCATTGGCGTTTGTTTTGCAACCCACGGTGGGACATGCATGGCATGTCACCAACTTCTGAGAACGAGGCTCCTGATCATTCAGAATACCTTCTGGGAATGAGAATGCACGACATATTATCCAGGAGGAAATCAAGAGCGGGTATCTTCGTGTTGTCCAAGCGGTCGGATCAAGGGTTGGCATGCTATTTCGCCGCGATGCCACGCACACTGAATGCGAACAGGGCTTGTGACCTTGTTGTCTGTAATCTGATCACCTTTCCGTCATCGAGACTGCCTTGTCACCGGGCCTGCAAGGTTACTGAAGGGAGGAGGGTTTGGATTCTCAACGAGGCATGAGCAGGCTTTTCCTGATTGAAAATAGCCAGCGGCGATGATAAATTCTGATTTCCTAGGCATCCACCCTTTGATCCATCACGTTCCGGAGCGTCTGGTCCGGATGAAGGTTTGACCATTCAATTTCTTCCGTTATTCTTGTTTTGCTCATGGCAGAAGTTTTGCCGCGCggtgtttccatttttttttttcttttgcattcCAGCTCCCGTCAAGTCAGTTTTACCTGACTCCAGTTTCCACCAACCCTCGCACTACCTTTCGGCGGAGTAACCCTATGATCGGTGTTGTGCGCGTGCCCATAGCAGGGCGATGCAATGAGCGCCTCCTCGCTCGGCCATCGAAGGAGGTCCCTAAAAGTtatcaagaagaaaagaaagcaccGAATGGTAGCGTTTTGCTGTACCACGTTTTTAAGATGACATAGTTCGGTAGCAAAATTTGTGACGAAAatgaacacacacacacacacgtatatatatatatactctcAAGCTAAGGTAGTTTGAGACTTGCTTTGGTTAGGCCGTTTTTTGTGCTGTCGGGAGACTTTTCCCCCCTGGAAACCTTTCCCTGTTAAGCGCCGGTGAGGGTGGTTACAGCCACAGCGCCGCGTGTGACAAGCATGATGATTAAGCACCCCTCGGAAGAAACCCTTTATCCCTTGATGTAGGAAAATCCACTCGGCACGTGTTCGCCTTCGAGTTTTTGCCAGCTTAGACCATTCTAAGGTTTGGCTTTCTTCATCTGCGTGGGCCAGTTTTGAGACACCGCTGATTCCATTCCAAGAAGCGCCGTTCGCACCGCGTTGTGCAAATGGTTACTTTTTTGCTGGCGGTAAGTGGCACCTCGGGGAGAAACTGCCGGTATAAAGAAAGGCTTAGGTTGGCCAGCGTAAGTGAGCCTAGTTCCACGCTAGCTTCCATCAGTAGTTCAGCAGCTACAGACCCGCGTTTTTCGTAGCTTCCGGGTAGAGACAGTCCGCAGTCTGCTCCGCCTCCTGTGATGCAGTCTTCCATAACAAAAGTTGCTTGTGAAGAAGCTATATCTCCCATAGCCAAACAAAGCCCCAAACCGCGCAGGAAAGGCACCCAGTTCTCGTTGCTCACCCCCTTCGCACGGCATTTCTGCACGACGGAACGGTCATCCCCGTCGTACTCGCCAAGAAGGTCCACAAGCAGCCTTAGCAGAACGTCCGACCGCTCCTCTCCAAAAAACAACTTGAACTTTTCCGGATGTCGCATGACACTTATGGGATGAACGAAAAATTGTGATGGTTTGACGTTTGGGGCGATGGCACCGTGCAACACCGCTCTTTCAAAGATTAAGCGACTCTCAAACAGGCAGTAGGCGTAAACGTGGGGGTGATACGGCAGTGAAATCAGCCTTACTGCTTCGGTTGTGGAGTAACCACAGGGCGGTGCTGTGTCAGAAGAAAATGGCAGGTGCATAGACAAGAGGTCATTATCCTCAGAAGCACTCGATGCCTTTTTCCGTTCGGCACCGAATGTCCTTTCAACCCATGACCCTCGGTTGCACTTCTGTGTGAACTGACAAAGCGGGCGACAAACTTTCATTAAATACTTTACCTTACTTTGTTGTAAAAGCAGCTGGGGGTGGGTGGTTGAGGTGCTCGACATGTGGTAtttgaaggaaggggaaacatGGGTAGGGTTGAGAGTGCTCCCAACAGTGGCTGCGCCGGCTTTGAGACTAATCGGTGACAGTGGCAACTAAAAGCGTTCTGAGTGAACAGAGCTGTGACCGGCTTCCACGAGGTTGTCCCTTTAGATCTCAAGGTGGGCTGCGCGGCCGCCCCCGTGGCGggtttctgcttcttttttttttccgcggCCCCCCGgcatcaaaaagaaatagaaaaacaaagcagaaaCGGGGGAAAATGACGAGACCCGGGTGCTTTAATTCCCTTTTCGCTTTGTTGTGCTTTGCTGCGAACCGCTTGCACTGAGGAATGGGCCCCTGGTGGCACGTCAACACTTGACCTTTCGGGCTGAATTTGTTGAAACCGTAGAAGGTTGCGGTTTGCTGCATTTTCAGCACGTTTTCTGTCCTGCGGTAGCACCTCCCGCGTCGGGTGTTGCGGCTTCGCCCCGAACAGCTTGTGTGGTGGTCGGTTGGCCACATCCTGTGGGATACCACCGATTGGGGCCGTTGTTCCTTCGTCTGGTTTGCAGCACCAGCGTCGTCGGTGAAGGGTGGTGGCGTTACTCGTTCTAATCGGCTTCTCTGGATTTCTGAAGTTCTGTCGCTCCATGCCTTTGAGAGCATAATATGGTGTcaggcggggggggggggctccCAGTTTGAGTGAAGCTGGTCCTGCTCCCCTCCCCTGGAGGTTGCTTCCCCTTCCGCCGATATTGAGCAGGGATCTGCGTGAAAAATCCTACCCATGATTGTGGGTGTGGGACTGACTGCTTGGTCAagcgtctttttctttcgtatagatttgaaaaaaaatgttgttgGCGTCCTGGGTGTGGTCGTGGTTCAGTaaccattttcttttctttttcttgcgctcgagcaaacacaaatattatCGACGCCGACTGCCTAACTAGGTTAGTCGTGAGCCATTGTTGAAATTTATACCGTTAAATCCGGGCGGAATAGACGGTAAAGGGTGacgaaaaaaggggga
Proteins encoded in this window:
- a CDS encoding microtubule-associated protein, whose amino-acid sequence is MDRRLIEMQAVITRREAEFRKQNMDLMTELMGDMRSQDNLFDKNMKDLQFRLKGLEKQKADIIKAEDEVKDKLSKLSAARTKLAEQMAEMKEKMDGIRRQRPSGSLTARGKKPSKEPSVDM